A window of Daphnia carinata strain CSIRO-1 chromosome 5, CSIRO_AGI_Dcar_HiC_V3, whole genome shotgun sequence genomic DNA:
GGGGGCAAGTTAGGGATCGGTTTCAAGCCACGATGTTACAGACGAGTATCGCTAGTTATACGACTCGTAACGGTGGAAGGAAAACGTGTTATGCCCACTCGTCTATTGACAAGCGACAACGTTATTCTGGTGTATACGACGGTGAATTTAACGGTCTACTGCAGACGATCGTGCTAACCCGCTTTAAACTTGGATTCCAATAGCTCACTTTCTTGCTCTCATTTCCTTTGAGGGATTTCAAAACGTTACGCAGATGCAGCAAATTACAATTTGTGCAAATGGACCATTCACGTCGTTCTTGCTGGAGAGGAAAATTGTTTTGAGTACAGCAGACTAACCTGAGCAAAATTTAGCGcaataataatttcaaaacGGGACTAGCTGATTTTAGCTAGATCGATTCTGACTAATAGTCTGGATCTATCGTCTCCTTGCTGTGAACGAAAGGCCACCAACTAGCCACTAGACCGAAAGACTAGTAGCGGCAAGCAAAAACATTGCAAATTGGCATAGAATATTACCTGTTGGCCTTGTGTTCAGAAGGAAAGAATACAGGTTAGCCGAAACATCGTTGGATCCCGAATGATGATTTTCTTCAGGTTAGCTCCCTTGGCGACAAAACCTTTCGTCTCCGTCCGCCGCAAATCTTACCAATTCCTCTCCTTCTAATCAAATGCATAATAGTTAAAGAACGCTCTAAAAAAACCAGATTCATCATTTACGATGGTCTGGcctaaaacaaaagtttttcagCCATAATAGGATAAAAACGATTACCTACAGTGATGATAAAAAATTTGTCACGTTTAAGCTAATGTCGTTTGCaacgctagatggcgttgcgtCCAATTTTTTCCCGATAGTTTCACGCACCTTTGGTACATTTACAAAAAAGAGATGAACAAAAGTCTTCGATTTGCTCGATTTCCCACATTTGAAGGACGACAGCTATATGAAGAGGGTGTCCTAAGAGAGAAGttgaaaaatacatttaaactatggttttgaaggtgtttttatttttattcttgtctACGGAATTGTCCGTGTCAGCTCACCGAATTCTCATTTTGTCCCCAATCGCAACGTACAGTCACACCAACTTCCTCAAACCGATGGTGGAAGGATTGGTGGAACGTGGCCATTTCGTCACCTATTGGAATGGATTGATAACGAAAAATCAGGCAACGGAGTCGTTTAATCAGACAACGAATTTACGTCTACTGTACTCACCGGAAGTGCACACAATCAGCAGCGCAACTCTCGTTGATTTTAGTGTTCGAAAGAAACCCAACAACGTCATATTTGGTCTGCCAAAAAGAATGAAGAGATACTGTAAAACCATCTACCGAGATCCCGTCTTCCATCAGCTCATGGATTCGCAAGAAAAATACGATTTGATCATCTTAGAAGCAGCTATCAATGAATGCTGCCTTCCACTCGTCTATAAATTCGATTTACCTTTCATTTACATCATGGGTTCCATGCCGCTGCCTTGGCACCTAGACGCCATCGGCTCACCACTGGCTTTCGACCATTACCCGCAAGTCAGTACGGCTTATGCAGATGAGATGAATTTTTGGCAGCGAACATACAACCTAGTGTCCGGTCTTGGTGCCATATATTACTGGCGTTGGATCGTCATGCCCGTGGTCGATCGCCTGGCCGCAGAGATGTTGCACATCGAAAACCTGCCAACCATCGAAGCAATTGAGAGAAATTATCTAAACCTTTTGATACTCAACACTAACATGGGCCTTAATTACCAATTGGCGACGACGCCGGTAGTGATCCAAGCTGGCGGTATAAATCTCCGTCCGCCTAAGCAGCTGCCAGACGATTTGGAAACATTCGTGAACAGTTCCGGTGAAGCTGGATGTATCACCGTTAGCTTTGGTACATTCATTAAAAACTCCGCGCTTCCGGATGATGCGCGCCGCCTTTTCATGTCGACATTTGCCCGCCTATCACAATGTATCCTGTGGAAATGGGAAGacgaaaaaatgatggaaCACATCGAATCAATTCCACCCAATGTCAAATTAATGTCGTGGTTACCGCAAGCCGACTTGCTTGGCCATCCGAAAATGCGTCTCTTCATCACGCACGGCGGAGTCAACAGCATCCAAGAGGCCGTGTATCACAACGTCCCATTGATAGTTTTACCCGTTTTGGTCGATCAGCCAATTAACGCCATAAAAGCCGTGGATGACGGCTATGCCATTCGACTCGATTGGGACAATTTGACGGAAGAAATTCTATTCAATGCCATTGAGCAGATCCTCATTAATGCAAGGTATTTTTCAACACGTTTACCTTTGTTCCATTCCTGACGATTCTGAAAATGTTTCGCAGCTATGCGGAGAAGATGGAAAAAGTATCGGAATTAATGCGCGATCAAATGGAAACGCCATTAGATCGCGTCATTTACTGGATTGAATACGTTATCCGCCACAGAGGCGCTCCACATTTGCGGACGTCTTCACGCAAACTTTCTCTATACCAACGTTTTCTCTTGGATGTGATGCTCTTTTTCGTATTAATTGGTGCCTTGGCGTTTTATGTACTTGGTCGTGTCTTCCGCCACTTCAACAGCAAAGTTCAAGTTCAGAACTtcgacctaaaaaaaaacaattaataaTAGAGCTTAACACTGAAATGCAATGCTTACTCCACGTTATATTAAACCAGTAGCGCTAAGACGATTCCCTGTAGCTTTCAGCTGTCACCCTGCCAAAAGCACTACCGCTGTGGCTAAATACCTGATAACTCCTTCCGTAATATAGGAACACCAATAAAGAGAAATTGCCTAAAACAAATGCAGAACggttattattttgaaaagcaGAGCCACGAGCATTGCATTTCAAACCCAGTAATGTGAATAAATACTCATTATACTTCAGTTCAGAATGCCGATGGAATGTCGAGCAGGCAAGAGAAACGTCTTAATGAATTTTGCTGATCATCGAAATTCAATGCAAGGAATTCTTTCTGGCTGGTTTccctaaataaaatttaaaaaaaaaaccattatttGAAATATGTCAACTTGAAGTTTAACTCGATTTATATGGCAAACGTTAACCATCATAAATATCAACACGCACATAAATCGAATGTGCTCCGCCAATCAAGATAATCAATAACGCAAAGATTATATGACACACCCAACGTTCGCGAATaaggatggaaaaaaacagacaTTCAAATTTCAGACGAAGAATTTTAATCCGTTCTACTGTTTACTTTCTAATGGGGCTACGTGCATATGCAATTATTAGAGACATATACTGTTTGGCATCTTCAAATTGAGGTCTGGCAGTCGTGCCAACCGCTATTGCTTGAATATATCATTGACATCTGATTTCATCTACAATCTGCCCAAACAAGATTCGTGGTGCAAAATGCGCGTTGGTAACCATTTTCGACAGTTAGCGACTGGCCTTTACGCGAACAAACAAGTCCATACGAGACAAAAAACGAATCGAAACGACGAACGAAAAGCCAAATGTACctaaaaacaatgttttttttttgtacttcaATGGAAATTTAGCTTTACTGAGATAACCAGGATTGGGCAAACAGTGAACCCAAAACAGTTATTCTCCCAACGAGAGTTGGTTTCAATATCCATAGGAACTGGTAAACTTGTACTAGCTCTTTCTTCTGGCAAGtaaagagaaataagaaattcgACTGGTATGGAACTAGCGATTCAGATTGACAGTC
This region includes:
- the LOC130696925 gene encoding UDP-glucosyltransferase 2-like; amino-acid sequence: MVLKVFLFLFLSTELSVSAHRILILSPIATYSHTNFLKPMVEGLVERGHFVTYWNGLITKNQATESFNQTTNLRLLYSPEVHTISSATLVDFSVRKKPNNVIFGLPKRMKRYCKTIYRDPVFHQLMDSQEKYDLIILEAAINECCLPLVYKFDLPFIYIMGSMPLPWHLDAIGSPLAFDHYPQVSTAYADEMNFWQRTYNLVSGLGAIYYWRWIVMPVVDRLAAEMLHIENLPTIEAIERNYLNLLILNTNMGLNYQLATTPVVIQAGGINLRPPKQLPDDLETFVNSSGEAGCITVSFGTFIKNSALPDDARRLFMSTFARLSQCILWKWEDEKMMEHIESIPPNVKLMSWLPQADLLGHPKMRLFITHGGVNSIQEAVYHNVPLIVLPVLVDQPINAIKAVDDGYAIRLDWDNLTEEILFNAIEQILINASYAEKMEKVSELMRDQMETPLDRVIYWIEYVIRHRGAPHLRTSSRKLSLYQRFLLDVMLFFVLIGALAFYVLGRVFRHFNSKVQVQNFDLKKNN